GTTGGCGGATCAGACGTGGTTTCACGGCAAGTGATGGCGGTGCGGCGCGAAATTGGTTGGGGTCGCATTTCATCACAGATGCCTTGGGTCAACCAGTTGTGGTGAAGGGGATTGGGCCCTTCACCACATCTGGGCAGTGCTTAGTGCTGCAGGATTTTCTCAAGGAAGTGCTGCGCGCGTTCAGAGCGGGCGCTGATGTCGCCGAAGAACTCTTCTTTCGGGCAGTCTTCGATGATCTTGCCGGCGTCCATGAAGATCACGCGGTCGGCCACTTTGCGGGCGAAGCCCATTTCGTGGGTCACGCACATCATGGTCATGCCTTCGTGGGCCAGTTGCACCATCACGTCGAGCACTTCGTTGACCATTTCCGGGTCCAGCGCCGAGGTCGGTTCGTCGAACAGCATGACGATCGGGTCCATGGCCAGGGCGCGGGCAATCGCCACACGTTGTTGCTGACCGCCGGAGAGTTGGCCAGGGTGCTTGTGGGCATGTGCCGACAGGCCTACGCGGTCGAGCAGCTGCAGGCCTTTCTTGGTGGCTTCTTCCTTGCTGCGGCCGAGCACCTTGATCTGCGCGATGGTCAGGTTCTCAGTGATGGTCAGGTGCGGGAACAGCTCGAAGTGCTGGAACACCATGCCCACGCGCGAGCGCAGTTTCGGCAGGTTGGTCTTCGGGTCGGCAATCGAGGTGCCGTCCACTACAATGTCGCCCTTCTGGAACGGTTCCAGCGCGTTGACGCACTTGATCAGGGTGGATTTGCCCGAGCCGGACGGCCCGCACACCACGATCACTTCGCCTTTTTTAACCTCGGTGCTGCAATCGGTCAGCACCTGGAAGTCGCCATACCACTTGTTGATGTTCTTGATAGAGATCATACGGCAAACCTTTTTTGCAGACGCTTGACCAGCAGCGAGGCGGAAAAGCTGATGATGAAGTAGACGACACCGGCAAAGATCAGGAACTCGTTGGAGCGGCCGATGATGTCGCCGTTGGAGCGGGCGGAGTTGAGGAAGTCCACCAGGCCCACGGTGTAGACCAGCGAGGTGTCCTGGAACAGGATGATCGACTGTTGCAGCAGCAACGGGGTCATCTTGCGGAACGCCTGGGGCAGGATGATCAGGCGCATGGTCTGGCCATAGGTCATGCCCATCGCCTGTGCCGCCGCCATCTGGCCTTTGGGGATCGACTGCACGCCGGCCCGTACGATTTCACAGAAGTACGCGGCTTCGAACATCATGAAGGCCACGACGCACGAGGTGAACGCACCGATCGGCGTGTCTTCGCCGGTGATCCAGCGCAACACGAACGGCACCGCCAGGTAGAACCAGGTGATCACCAGCAGCAGCGGGATCGAGCGGAAGTAGTTCACATAAGCGCCGGCCACGCGCGACAGCAGTTTGCTGGACGACAGGCGCATCAGCGCCAGGACCGTCCCCAGCGCAATGCCGCCGACCACGCCCATGACCATCAACTGCAAGGTCATGACCATGCCGTTCCACAGGCCTGGGATAGCGGGGATGATGCCGCTGAAATCGAAGTCCATTATTTACCCCCCACGGAGATCAGGCCGGGCACTGCGACTTTCTTCTCGACCAGGCGCATGAGCAGCATCAGGCTCATGTTCAGGGTGAAGTAGATCAGCGTGGCCAGGGTGAAGGCTTCAAACAGGTTGGCCGAGAACTCGGCGGTCTGTTTGGTTTGCGCCAGCAGTTCCATCAGGCCGATCAAGGACGCCACGGAGGAGTTCTTGAAGACGTTGAGAAATTCCGAGGTGAGCGGCGGAATGATGATCCGGTAGGCCTGCGGCAGCAGCACGTTCCAGTAGATCTGCGGCAGCTTGAAGCCCATGGCGCGCGCAGCGGATTCCTGGCCACGTGGCAGCGCCTGGATGCCGGTACGCACTTGCTCACACACACGGGCGGCGGTGAACAGGCCCAGGCACACGACAACGCTCAGGTAGGCCGAGGTGGTCGGGTTGAGGTCTTGTTTGTACCAGTCCTGCAGGTTCTGCGGCAGCATGTCGGGTACCAGGAAGTACCAGATGAACAGCTGAACCAGCAGCGGCACGTTACGAAACAGTTCCACGTAGCAGGTCGCGATGCCCGATACGATGCGGTTTGGCACGGTGCGCATGACGCCCAGAATGGACCCCAGCAGCAAGGCGATAATCCATGCCACGACAGCGATGGCGATGGTCCAGCCCAAGCCGGCGATGTACCAGTCGAGATAAGTCTCGCTGCCCACGCCAGTGGACTTGAAGAACACGCCCCAGTCCCAGTTGTAATTCATTAGGGTCTCCCCTCGAGATCGATCGATGTACAAGCACCCGCTTGGGGAAGATCCTTTCCCGCCTGACGGTGAACGTCAGGCACACGCGATCGGCTCGAAAACCGCCAGGTCGAGTGTTCCACATTAAAGCCAGCAGGTAGTAACAGACGCCTGAGGGAGGGTTGGCTCCCTCAGGAGATAAGCTTAGTCAGGTATCAGATTTTTACGTCAGGCGCTGGCTTGTCGCTTGGGTTGGCGATCAGCTCCTTCACCTTGTCGCTCATCGGGAAGTTCAGGTTCAGGCCTTTTGGTGGGATCGGGCTCTCGAACCACTTGCTGTAGATCTTGTTGATTTCGCCGGATTTGTACAGGGCAACGATGGCGTCATCCACCGCTTTCTTGAAGGCTGGGTCGTCTTTACGCACCATGCACGCGTAGGCTTCGAAAGATTGCGGAGTACCGGTGATGACCCAGTCGTCCGGCTTCTTGGCCTTGGCTTCTTCACCGGCCAGCAGGGCGTCGTCCATCATGAACGCTACGGCACGGCCGCTTTCCAGCATCTGGAAGGATTCGCCGTGGTCTTTGGCGGAGATGACGTTCATGCCCATTTGCTTGTCGGCGTTCATCGCTTTGATGATGCGCTCGGACGTGGTGCCCGCAGTGGTCACGACGTTCTTGCCTTTCAGGTCAGCGAAGTCAGCGTAGGACGGCTTGCCATCCTTATCTTTCTTGACCAGCAGACGGGTGCCGATTTCGAAGATGTTGACGGTGAAATCAACTTGCTGGGCGCGTTCGGCGTTGTTGGTGGTGGAGCCGCACTCGAGGTCCGCGGTGCCGTTCTGGATCAGCGGAATACGGGTTTGCGAAGTGACCAGGTTGTACTTGGCCTTCAGGTCGGGTTTGTTCAGGTCTTTTTTCAGTTGCTCGACGACGGCCAACTGAATGTCGTGGGAGTAGCCCACAGGTTTGCCCGAACCATCCGCGATGTAGGAAAACGGAATGGAGCTGTCGCGGTGAGCGAGAGTGATGGTGCCGGAGTCGTTGATCTTCTTCAGCGTGCCGGTGAGTTCGGCGGCGAAAACTGGAGTGCTGATCAGAGCAGCAGCGATAGCTGCGCCCAGAATATGGGGAACGATGCGCATCAATACTTCCTCGACATTTGTTTTTTTTATGAAGCCGGCTAAACGGCTCTCTTGTACAGCGAATGCCCGTGACGGCTCCTGAGGCGTCCCAGGCAATCGTCCAAGAGTGTAGAGCATGAGTCGTGCCAGGCTCGATATAAAAGGTTAACTCCATGATTTATAGGGTAATTAACTTTATATGACGGCGTTTTTTCGGGGCTTGGGTCCGGCAAACCGAATAGATGGCAGTGTGGCGTTCGGAAAACCGAATGCAAAAAAAAGCCCCTGAGCCTTTCGGCGCAGGGGCTTTTGTAATACCGGTCTGTCAGGCCGCTTCAATCTTGCTGCGGTTCTGCTCAACGGTGGACAGGTAGCGCTGCACGTTGGCCTGTTCTTCCGGGGTGGTGAACAGACCCAGCTTGGTGCGACGCCACAGCACGTCCTGAGGTTGGGTCGCCCATTCTTCGGCGCACAGGTAATCCACCTCGCGGGTGTACAGGCCACCGCCCAAGTGCTCACCCAGGTCCGCCAGCGACTGCACGCCTTCCAGCAGGCGCCAGGTACGGCTGCCGTAGGTGGTGGACCAGCGGCGCGCGATCTCGCTCGGCACCCAGTCGAATTTGTTGCGGATGGCCTCGGCCAGGGCTTGCGGCGTGGTCATGTCTTCGCCGCCCGGAAGGCTGGCCTTGGCGGTCCAGCTTGGGCGCATCTGAGTGAAATACGGCGCCAGTTGTGCCATCGCCGATTCAGCGAGCTTGCGATACGTGGTCAGCTTGCCGCCAAACACCGACAGGATCGGCGCTTCGCCCTTGCCACCGGACAACGCCAGGGTGTAGTCGCGGGTGATGGCCGACGGGTTGTCCGATTCATCATTGCACAGTGGGCGCACGCCGGAGTAGGTGTGGACGATGTCGTCGCGGCTCAACTGCTTTTTGAAATGCGCATTGACCACTTTGAGCATGTAGTCCGTTTCACCTTCGGTGATCGCAACGGCAGCCGGGTCACCGGTGTATTCGCGGTCGGTGGTGCCGATGATGGTCAGGTGGTTCAGGTACGGAATGGTGAAGACAATGCGCTGGTCTTCGTTCTGCAGGATATGCGCGTGGGCGCCTTCGTACAGTTTCGGCACGATCAGGTGGCTGCCCTGGATCAGGCGGATGCCGTAAGGCGAATCCAGCTTCAGGTCGTCCCTGATGAACTTGGCGACCCATGGGCCCGCAGCGTTTACCAGGGCACGAGCACGGATCGAGAACAGGCTGCCATCGGCACGTTCCATGTTCATTTCCCACATGCCGTTGCTGCGGTGGGCGCTGATGCAACGGGTCTGGGTGTGGATGTGCGCGCCTTTTTCACGGGCGGCCATGGCGTTCAGCACGACGAGGCGGGCGTCATCCACCCAGCAGTCGGAGTATTCGAAGCCTTTGGTGATTTCGCTTTTCAGCGGGCTGTCGGCGCCGAACTTGAGGCTTTTCGAACCGGCGAGTTTTTCGCGCTTGCCGAGGTTGTCATACAGGAACAGACCGGCACGGATCATCCACGCTGGGCGCAGGTGCGGGCGATGCGGCAATACGAAGCGCATTTGCTTGACGATATGCGGGGCCTTGGCCAGCAGTACTTCACGCTCGGCCAGGGCCTCGCGCACCAGGCGGAATTCGTAATGTTCGAGGTAGCGCAGGCCGCCGTGGATCAGCTTGCTGCTGGCGGACGAGGTGTGGCTGGCCAGGTCGTCCTTTTCGCAAAGGAATACCGACAACCCGCGACCGGCTGCGTCTGCTGCAATGCCGACGCCATTGATCCCGCCACCGATAACGGCAACGTCATAGACTTCGGCAAGCGGTGGAGCAGGCAAGGTGGAAGGGTTCATCGGCTGGCCTCGCGATTTTTTCGTCTTGGAATTCGAACATTAATGTTCATTTGCGAAAATGGTAGCTGATAAACGCGCGCACAGCCAGCCGACTTCGATTGAAAAAACTCATCGAAGGGCTGGGAAAGGAAGATTTGTGAACATTATGTTCGGTTTAAAGGCGCGTTTGTGGCAAGCCCGCTCGCCACAGTGAAGAGTGGAGAGCCTCAGACGACTTCCAGCCGCACCTTATGGTCACTCAACAACTGCACCAACGCCGGCACCGGCTGCTGATCCGTGACCAAACAATCCACCAAGCTGATCGGCCCCAGGCGAATCATGGCATTGCGCCCGAATTTGCTGGAGTCCGCTGCCAGGATCACTTGGCGTGCATTGGCGATGATCGCCTGGGAAACCCGAACTTCCTGGTAATCGAAGTCCAGCAGACTGCCGTCTTCATCGATACCGCTGATGCCCACAAGGGCAAAGTCGACCTTGAACTGGTTGATGAAGTCCACACTCGCCTGACCCACCACACCGCCGTCACGCCGCACGTTACCGCCGGTCAACAACACGTCGAAGTCGTCCTTGGCACTGAGCATGGTGGCGACGTTGAGGTTGTTGGTGATGATTTTCAGGTGATTGTGGTTGAGCAGCGCACGGGCGATGGATTCGGTGGTGGTGCCGATATTGATGAACAGCGAGGCGTGATCGGGGATCTGCGCAGCGATGGCTTCGCCGATACGCTGTTTCTCGTCGCGCATCTGGTCGGCGCGCATGGCGTAGGCGGTGTTTTCGACACTGGAGTCATAGGCCGCGCCGCCGTGGTAGCGGCGCAGCAGATTGGCGTCCGCCAGCTGGTTGATATCGCGGCGGATGGTTTGCGGGGTGACAACGAACAGCTGCGCCATTTCCTCGATGCTGACGTAGCCGCGTTCGCGGACCAGCTCGAGGATTTGTTGTTGGCGGGGAGGCAGATTCATGGGGCGTCCTTTGGGCTGCCATACAAAAGTGGCCCATGATGACGCAGGAATCCGCTCCCTGCCAGTTACAACCGGACGTTGGCTTATTCAGCGCCTTCGTGAGGCTCCCAGTCGCGGGTGCGGCTGACCGCTTTTTGCCAGCCGGCGTAGAGCTTCTCTTTAGCCGCTTCGTCCAACTGCGGTTCGAATTCGCGCTCGATCACTGCCTTGCCGCGCAACTCTTCCAGGCTGCCCCAGAAGCCGCACGCCAGGCCGGCCAGGTAGGCGGCGCCCAATGCGGTGGTTTCGCGCATTTGCGGGCGCTCGACCTGGGTGCCGAGGATGTCGGCCTGGAACTGCATCAGGAAGTTGTTGGCCACCGCGCCGCCGTCCACGCGCAGGGCCTTGAGCCGTTCGCCCGAGTCCTGTTGCATGGCGTCGAGTACGTCGCGGGTCTGGTAGGCAATCGACTCCAGGGCCGCACGAATAATGTGGTCCACGCGTACGCCACGGGTCAGGCCGAACAGTGCGCCACGGGCGTACGGGTCCCAGTACGGGGCGCCCAGGCCGGTGAAGGCCGGCACCAGGTACACGCCGTTGCTGTCCTTGACCTTGCCAGCGAAGTATTCGGTGTCGTGGGCGTCGTTGATGATTTTCAGCTCATCACGCAGCCATTGCACGGTGGAACCGCCGTTGAACACCGCACCTTCCAGGGCGTAGGCCACTTCGCCACGCGGGCCGCAAGCGATGGTGGTGAGCATGCCGTGCTTGGATTTCACGGCTTTGTCGCCGGTGTTCATCAACAGGAAGCAGCCGGTTCCGTAGGTGTTCTTGGCTTGGCCGGCTTCGACGCACATCTGGCCGAACAGGGCGGCTTGCTGGTCGCCGGCGATACCGCCGATGGCAATGCCGCTCTTGGTGCGGCCGTAGATTTCGGACGACGACTTAACTTCCGGCAGCATCTCGCGCGGAATGTCGAGGATCTCCAGCATCTTCGCATCCCATTCCAGGGTGTGGATGTTGAAGAGCATGGTGCGCGAGGCGTTGGTGTAGTCGGTGACGTGGGTCTTGCCGCCGGTAAATTTCCAGATCAGCCAGCTGTCGACGGTGCCGAACAGCAGTTCGCCATTGCTCGCACGCTCGCGGCTGCCTTCGACGTTGTCGAGGATCCACTTGAGCTTGGTGCCGGAGAAGTAAGGGTCGGTGACCAGGCCGGTGGTGTCGCTGATGTACTGCTCGTGGCCGTCGCGCTTGAGTTGCTGGCAGATCTCGGTGCTGCGGCGGCACTGCCAGACGATGGCGTTGTAGATCGGGCGGCCAGTGACCTTGTCCCACACTACGGTGGTTTCACGCTGGTTGGTGATACCGATGGCGGCGACCTGATCATGGTGCAGGCCGGCCTGGGCCAGGGCCTCGACCATCACCGCGCTCTGGGTGGCGAAGATTTCCATCGGGTCATGCTCGACCCAGCCAGCCTGTGGGTAATGCTGTGCGAATTCACGCTGGGCGGTGCAGACCACGTTGGCGTCACGATCGAAGATGATCGCCCGGGAACTGGTGGTGCCTTGGTCAAGGGCAATGATGTAGTTCTTATTCTGAATATCGGTCATGTCGAATGCCTTGGAAAATAAGAAAATCGGTAATCAGCCTGGGCTACAAAGGGCAGGTGCCCAGGCTGGCGCTATCAGGAAATACGG
The genomic region above belongs to Pseudomonas azotoformans and contains:
- a CDS encoding amino acid ABC transporter ATP-binding protein, which gives rise to MISIKNINKWYGDFQVLTDCSTEVKKGEVIVVCGPSGSGKSTLIKCVNALEPFQKGDIVVDGTSIADPKTNLPKLRSRVGMVFQHFELFPHLTITENLTIAQIKVLGRSKEEATKKGLQLLDRVGLSAHAHKHPGQLSGGQQQRVAIARALAMDPIVMLFDEPTSALDPEMVNEVLDVMVQLAHEGMTMMCVTHEMGFARKVADRVIFMDAGKIIEDCPKEEFFGDISARSERAQHFLEKILQH
- a CDS encoding amino acid ABC transporter permease, whose translation is MDFDFSGIIPAIPGLWNGMVMTLQLMVMGVVGGIALGTVLALMRLSSSKLLSRVAGAYVNYFRSIPLLLVITWFYLAVPFVLRWITGEDTPIGAFTSCVVAFMMFEAAYFCEIVRAGVQSIPKGQMAAAQAMGMTYGQTMRLIILPQAFRKMTPLLLQQSIILFQDTSLVYTVGLVDFLNSARSNGDIIGRSNEFLIFAGVVYFIISFSASLLVKRLQKRFAV
- a CDS encoding amino acid ABC transporter permease, with amino-acid sequence MNYNWDWGVFFKSTGVGSETYLDWYIAGLGWTIAIAVVAWIIALLLGSILGVMRTVPNRIVSGIATCYVELFRNVPLLVQLFIWYFLVPDMLPQNLQDWYKQDLNPTTSAYLSVVVCLGLFTAARVCEQVRTGIQALPRGQESAARAMGFKLPQIYWNVLLPQAYRIIIPPLTSEFLNVFKNSSVASLIGLMELLAQTKQTAEFSANLFEAFTLATLIYFTLNMSLMLLMRLVEKKVAVPGLISVGGK
- a CDS encoding glutamate/aspartate ABC transporter substrate-binding protein, with the translated sequence MRIVPHILGAAIAAALISTPVFAAELTGTLKKINDSGTITLAHRDSSIPFSYIADGSGKPVGYSHDIQLAVVEQLKKDLNKPDLKAKYNLVTSQTRIPLIQNGTADLECGSTTNNAERAQQVDFTVNIFEIGTRLLVKKDKDGKPSYADFADLKGKNVVTTAGTTSERIIKAMNADKQMGMNVISAKDHGESFQMLESGRAVAFMMDDALLAGEEAKAKKPDDWVITGTPQSFEAYACMVRKDDPAFKKAVDDAIVALYKSGEINKIYSKWFESPIPPKGLNLNFPMSDKVKELIANPSDKPAPDVKI
- the glpD gene encoding glycerol-3-phosphate dehydrogenase — encoded protein: MNPSTLPAPPLAEVYDVAVIGGGINGVGIAADAAGRGLSVFLCEKDDLASHTSSASSKLIHGGLRYLEHYEFRLVREALAEREVLLAKAPHIVKQMRFVLPHRPHLRPAWMIRAGLFLYDNLGKREKLAGSKSLKFGADSPLKSEITKGFEYSDCWVDDARLVVLNAMAAREKGAHIHTQTRCISAHRSNGMWEMNMERADGSLFSIRARALVNAAGPWVAKFIRDDLKLDSPYGIRLIQGSHLIVPKLYEGAHAHILQNEDQRIVFTIPYLNHLTIIGTTDREYTGDPAAVAITEGETDYMLKVVNAHFKKQLSRDDIVHTYSGVRPLCNDESDNPSAITRDYTLALSGGKGEAPILSVFGGKLTTYRKLAESAMAQLAPYFTQMRPSWTAKASLPGGEDMTTPQALAEAIRNKFDWVPSEIARRWSTTYGSRTWRLLEGVQSLADLGEHLGGGLYTREVDYLCAEEWATQPQDVLWRRTKLGLFTTPEEQANVQRYLSTVEQNRSKIEAA
- a CDS encoding DeoR/GlpR family transcriptional regulator; translation: MNLPPRQQQILELVRERGYVSIEEMAQLFVVTPQTIRRDINQLADANLLRRYHGGAAYDSSVENTAYAMRADQMRDEKQRIGEAIAAQIPDHASLFINIGTTTESIARALLNHNHLKIITNNLNVATMLSAKDDFDVLLTGGNVRRDGGVVGQASVDFINQFKVDFALVGISGIDEDGSLLDFDYQEVRVSQAIIANARQVILAADSSKFGRNAMIRLGPISLVDCLVTDQQPVPALVQLLSDHKVRLEVV
- the glpK gene encoding glycerol kinase GlpK — its product is MTDIQNKNYIIALDQGTTSSRAIIFDRDANVVCTAQREFAQHYPQAGWVEHDPMEIFATQSAVMVEALAQAGLHHDQVAAIGITNQRETTVVWDKVTGRPIYNAIVWQCRRSTEICQQLKRDGHEQYISDTTGLVTDPYFSGTKLKWILDNVEGSRERASNGELLFGTVDSWLIWKFTGGKTHVTDYTNASRTMLFNIHTLEWDAKMLEILDIPREMLPEVKSSSEIYGRTKSGIAIGGIAGDQQAALFGQMCVEAGQAKNTYGTGCFLLMNTGDKAVKSKHGMLTTIACGPRGEVAYALEGAVFNGGSTVQWLRDELKIINDAHDTEYFAGKVKDSNGVYLVPAFTGLGAPYWDPYARGALFGLTRGVRVDHIIRAALESIAYQTRDVLDAMQQDSGERLKALRVDGGAVANNFLMQFQADILGTQVERPQMRETTALGAAYLAGLACGFWGSLEELRGKAVIEREFEPQLDEAAKEKLYAGWQKAVSRTRDWEPHEGAE